Below is a window of Acidimicrobiales bacterium DNA.
CGTCGGCGGTTGCGCTACATGGGCAAGGAGTCGTTGTGGCGCTCGCGATTCGGCGCCTGGTTCCTCACCGCCCTCGGCGGCTTCCCCGTCGAGCGCGGCACCGCCGACCGCGAGGCCCTGCGGGCAGCGACGACCGTCCTCGGGCGGGGTGAACCGCTGGTGATGTTCCCGGAGGGGACCCGTCAGAGCGGTCCCGAGCTGGCCGAGATGCACGACGGCCCCGCCTACGTGGCCAGCCGCACCGGTGCCCCCATCGTGCCGGTCGGGCTGGGCGGCACCGAGCGGGCCATGCCGAAAGGGGCCCGGATCCCGCGTCCGGTGAAGGTGGTGATGGTGGTCGGGGCGCCGATCCCCGCCCCGGCGACGGAGGGGGGCAGGGTGCCGCGCCGAGTGGTGAGGGAGCTCTCCACGCAGCTCGGCGACGCCATCCAACCGCTCTTCGACGAGGCCCAGGCCCTGGCCGGGTGCCCGAACCGCCACGAGTGACGACGTCGGTCGATCCGGCCGGTCGCGGGGTCCGCCGTGCGACCTCGGTGTCGCCGGTGCCATGCGCTACAACATCACCCATGACGATGACGCTCGAGAACGACGGAACGGCCCTCGTGGCGGCGATGCAGGAGGTGGTGCTCGCCGAGGCGGGGGCCGCCGAGGACGCCCGGACCATGACCGCACCGATCGTCGACGCGCTCTGGGACAGCGGTCTCATGCGCTACATGAACCCTGCGCCCGCCGGCGGGTCCGAACCGACCTTCGCCGACATGCTGTCCACCTGGCAGCGCATGGCGTTCCTCGACGGGTCGTTCGGGTGGATCGGCATCGCCAACCTGCCGTCGGCGGCCGCGGTGGCCGCCTACCTCCCCGAGGAGGGCTTCGACGAGGTCTTCGGCGACCTCTCGACCCGGGTGACCCTCGGCGGCCAGTTCGCCCCCAACGGCCAGGGGCTGGTCGTCGAGGGCGGCTACCGGGTGACCGGCTCGTGGAACTTCGGCTCCGGCACGGGCCACTCGGAGTGGGTGTGCGCCGGTTTCCTCCCCATCGACGACGGCAACTTCGTCTTCGACCCCGACGGGGAGATCCAGCTGCTCGCCGGCGTCTTCCACCGTGACGAGATCACCTTCACCGACGGTTGGCACGTCCAGGGCCTCAAGGCGACCGGCTCCTACGACTACAACCTGACCGACACGTTCGTGCCCTCCCACCGGGTGTT
It encodes the following:
- a CDS encoding 1-acyl-sn-glycerol-3-phosphate acyltransferase, producing MSEALHRPKGHEFGEDLSATQRFFYAVVRGAIHAACRVYFRLEIHGAEHIPSTGPFILSPIHRSNADTPLVSALTRRRLRYMGKESLWRSRFGAWFLTALGGFPVERGTADREALRAATTVLGRGEPLVMFPEGTRQSGPELAEMHDGPAYVASRTGAPIVPVGLGGTERAMPKGARIPRPVKVVMVVGAPIPAPATEGGRVPRRVVRELSTQLGDAIQPLFDEAQALAGCPNRHE